One segment of Rhizobium leguminosarum DNA contains the following:
- a CDS encoding DMT family transporter, protein MEAKMSMVASVPVSTKQQGGFDLVAFAAIIVTILSWASSFVVIRICLGPLTPIELATARYVAAGVIALIYLVIYRPMPEKRDFFRLSVAAVLFIAAYAVLLNTGEQTVAAGPASFIINTMPVFTALIATFALGERFGRWGWAGTAVSFGGVALIAVASDDGFKLDPNAVLILGAALCSAIASVLQKPLLGRLPALAVTAWILLIGSVPLFPAVPATIQALAAAPVEVNWGVAYLVIFPTAIGYLTWAIALKRLTAARASNFLYGVPPVATLIGFVWLGETPTALGAVGGVMAILGVLVVNVMRKR, encoded by the coding sequence ATGGAGGCGAAAATGAGCATGGTGGCAAGCGTACCGGTTTCGACGAAACAGCAAGGCGGGTTCGATCTGGTCGCCTTTGCGGCGATCATCGTCACCATCCTCTCCTGGGCTTCCTCCTTCGTGGTGATCCGCATCTGTCTCGGACCGCTGACGCCGATCGAACTGGCGACGGCGCGTTATGTGGCAGCCGGCGTCATTGCTCTCATCTATCTCGTCATCTATCGGCCGATGCCGGAAAAACGCGATTTTTTCCGTCTGTCTGTTGCCGCCGTGCTTTTCATCGCCGCCTATGCGGTTCTGCTGAACACTGGCGAGCAGACCGTTGCGGCGGGACCGGCAAGCTTCATCATCAACACCATGCCCGTCTTCACCGCCCTCATCGCCACATTCGCGCTCGGCGAGCGCTTCGGCCGCTGGGGCTGGGCGGGCACCGCGGTTTCCTTCGGCGGCGTGGCGCTGATTGCGGTCGCCTCCGACGACGGTTTCAAGCTCGATCCGAATGCCGTCCTCATCCTTGGCGCAGCGCTCTGCTCGGCGATCGCCAGCGTGCTGCAGAAGCCGCTGCTCGGGCGGTTGCCGGCGCTTGCAGTCACTGCCTGGATCCTGCTCATCGGTTCCGTGCCACTGTTTCCGGCCGTCCCGGCGACGATTCAGGCGCTGGCCGCTGCACCGGTGGAGGTGAACTGGGGCGTTGCCTATCTCGTTATCTTCCCGACCGCGATCGGCTATCTCACCTGGGCAATCGCCCTGAAGCGGCTGACGGCCGCCCGCGCCTCAAATTTCCTCTACGGTGTTCCCCCGGTCGCCACGCTGATCGGGTTCGTCTGGCTGGGCGAAACGCCGACAGCGCTCGGCGCGGTCGGTGGCGTCATGGCAATCCTCGGTGTGCTCGTCGTCAACGTGATGCGGAAGCGGTAG